Proteins encoded within one genomic window of Dyadobacter chenhuakuii:
- a CDS encoding TonB-dependent receptor, protein MKYLYLTFFSLLGMAGSAQTLTQNIRGTLSDADSKQPLVGATVFVAGSVPVKGTVTDQSGRFLLEQIPLGRTRLELRLVGYEQRQVSNIVVDAGREVVLDLVMQEATTQLNEVVVTATENKGEAQNDMALLSGRSISLDETKRYAGGFNDPAMILSNFAGVTNNSTGSNEVIVRGNSPKYVQWRLEGVEITNPNHFADQNSVGGGVSALNNNLLATSDFYTGAFSAEYGDVLSGVYDVKLRSGNNQQFQSILGLGILGADVTLEGPFRKDYQGSFLANYRYSTIGLLSDIGLVDIEGGAPTFQDGAFKLSLPTKKAGSFSLFGLGGLSKVYLADFNPGTAPIPGNQSARETIRKDYDKRSFLINAGLSHRLQISKNGSLLTLLSFSGNGINEDIDQFDVIKIRDDAGQWLRDSLENKRPNYKSRLNNTNYRASITYNNKLNVRNRIEAGAKFAYNNFSYAQSFLDDSTGAPQVLSDFKEGIATLRNFVSWKYRAGNTVTIVVGLHNMNVLYNKKSTLEPRLAMRWNAGSRGIVNAGYGLHSTMDRVHNYFAKVKQPNGSYTEPNRNLGLLKAHHFVAGYEYRLTENLRIKAEGYYQHLYNLPVENSDTSSYATINEGQDFRYVELVNKGKGRNYGIELTIERFFDKNYYFLINSSLYQSKYTPLDGKERNTAYADNYLVNVLAGKEFSNLGRKHNKTISLNAKVFFGGGKKYIPLLRNSAGQVTSEPESGTIWDYDKAYENKIDDIYQVTFSASYKVNKRKTTRELFLNIDNITNRRSRISEYYDDSKSGSVGYFTQFGIFPNLMYRIYL, encoded by the coding sequence ATGAAGTACCTGTATTTAACATTCTTCTCGCTACTAGGCATGGCCGGGAGCGCTCAGACCCTCACTCAAAACATCCGCGGGACATTGTCCGACGCCGACAGCAAGCAGCCATTAGTCGGCGCGACGGTTTTCGTTGCCGGATCAGTGCCGGTAAAAGGAACAGTAACGGACCAGTCGGGCCGGTTTTTGTTAGAACAAATTCCATTGGGCCGTACCAGGCTGGAACTTCGCCTCGTTGGGTACGAACAGCGTCAGGTTTCTAACATTGTTGTCGATGCGGGCCGGGAGGTGGTTTTGGATCTGGTTATGCAGGAAGCAACCACCCAGTTGAATGAAGTGGTCGTAACTGCAACCGAAAACAAAGGTGAGGCGCAAAATGATATGGCGCTATTGAGCGGCAGGTCTATTTCACTCGATGAAACAAAGCGATATGCCGGAGGTTTCAATGACCCGGCTATGATTCTGTCGAACTTTGCGGGGGTTACCAACAATTCTACGGGCAGCAATGAAGTGATCGTTCGGGGCAATTCGCCAAAATATGTCCAATGGCGGCTCGAAGGTGTGGAGATTACCAACCCCAACCATTTTGCCGACCAGAATTCAGTGGGCGGCGGTGTCAGCGCGTTGAACAACAATCTGCTCGCTACGTCGGATTTTTACACAGGCGCATTTTCGGCGGAATATGGTGATGTGCTTTCGGGTGTGTATGACGTGAAGCTTCGGAGTGGGAATAATCAGCAATTTCAGTCCATTCTTGGATTAGGGATTTTGGGTGCCGATGTGACTTTGGAAGGCCCGTTTCGAAAAGATTATCAGGGGTCGTTTTTGGCCAATTACCGGTATTCCACCATTGGTCTTTTAAGTGACATAGGATTGGTGGACATAGAGGGCGGCGCTCCGACATTTCAGGATGGCGCATTCAAATTATCCTTACCAACCAAAAAAGCGGGTTCATTCTCCTTGTTTGGCCTGGGCGGGTTAAGTAAGGTATATCTTGCCGACTTCAATCCCGGAACAGCCCCGATTCCGGGAAATCAGTCGGCTCGGGAAACAATCAGAAAAGACTATGATAAACGTTCATTTCTGATAAATGCAGGCCTTTCGCATCGCTTGCAAATCAGTAAAAACGGATCATTATTGACGCTGCTTTCCTTTTCAGGGAATGGCATCAATGAGGATATTGATCAATTCGATGTCATCAAAATCCGTGATGACGCCGGCCAGTGGCTTAGGGACTCGTTGGAAAACAAAAGGCCCAACTACAAAAGCCGATTGAACAATACCAACTATCGCGCGTCAATCACCTATAATAATAAGTTGAATGTGCGCAACCGGATTGAGGCCGGGGCCAAGTTTGCGTATAACAACTTTTCTTACGCGCAAAGCTTTCTGGATGATAGTACTGGCGCGCCTCAGGTACTGTCTGACTTTAAGGAGGGGATTGCTACGCTTCGCAACTTTGTAAGCTGGAAATACAGGGCCGGAAACACGGTAACCATTGTAGTAGGACTCCACAATATGAATGTGCTTTACAATAAAAAAAGCACGCTCGAACCACGACTGGCGATGCGCTGGAATGCGGGCAGCCGGGGGATAGTCAATGCTGGATATGGTCTGCATAGCACCATGGACCGGGTACACAATTATTTTGCAAAAGTAAAACAACCCAATGGTAGCTACACAGAGCCTAACCGGAATCTGGGCCTGCTCAAAGCGCACCATTTTGTGGCAGGTTATGAATACCGGTTAACGGAGAATCTCAGAATCAAAGCGGAAGGTTACTACCAGCATTTGTACAATCTGCCCGTAGAAAACTCCGATACCAGCTCTTATGCGACCATTAATGAAGGCCAGGACTTTCGCTACGTTGAGCTTGTCAACAAAGGAAAGGGCCGGAATTATGGAATTGAGCTGACGATTGAAAGGTTTTTTGACAAGAACTACTATTTTCTTATCAACTCCTCTTTGTACCAGTCCAAATACACGCCGCTTGATGGCAAAGAAAGAAACACGGCCTATGCTGATAATTACCTTGTGAATGTGTTGGCTGGCAAGGAGTTTAGTAACCTGGGCCGCAAGCATAACAAGACCATCTCGCTGAATGCAAAAGTGTTTTTCGGCGGGGGAAAAAAGTACATTCCGCTGCTGCGCAACAGTGCAGGACAGGTCACTTCTGAACCGGAAAGTGGTACGATCTGGGATTACGACAAAGCTTACGAAAACAAGATTGACGACATTTACCAGGTCACTTTTTCGGCCAGTTACAAGGTCAATAAACGTAAAACAACCCGCGAGCTTTTTCTCAATATTGACAACATTACCAATCGCAGGAGCCGGATTTCGGAATATTACGATGACAGTAAATCTGGTTCTGTGGGTTATTTCACGCAGTTTGGCATCTTCCCAAACCTGATGTACCGGATCTATTTATAG
- a CDS encoding Crp/Fnr family transcriptional regulator, with product MHDVLFDFLSKYVPLTEDEKNIIISFNTFRTVKKGTVLLREGQYSNDIYFVLKGCIRIYYIIDGVEKTTAFYTEMEGLTPPSVLNKAPSQYYVSCIEDSILNVSTPEMDVEAFSKFPKFESLCRILSEELLVKQQTKFDEFKTSSPEQRYLNLLQSRPDLIQRVPQHQLASYLGITPESLSRLRARIAEKDKAHINASQPASVV from the coding sequence ATGCACGACGTACTATTTGACTTTTTATCAAAATATGTTCCTTTGACAGAAGATGAAAAGAATATCATCATCTCTTTTAATACTTTTCGGACAGTCAAAAAGGGTACAGTTCTCCTAAGGGAAGGACAATACTCAAATGATATATACTTTGTATTGAAAGGTTGTATTCGGATTTATTACATCATTGACGGAGTAGAAAAAACGACTGCGTTTTATACAGAAATGGAAGGCTTGACACCGCCTTCCGTTCTCAATAAAGCACCTTCCCAATATTATGTATCTTGTATTGAAGACTCGATACTTAACGTTTCGACTCCTGAAATGGACGTCGAGGCATTTAGCAAATTCCCGAAATTTGAATCGCTTTGCAGAATTCTATCAGAAGAGCTTTTAGTTAAACAGCAAACCAAATTTGACGAGTTTAAGACCTCTTCTCCGGAACAACGATACCTGAACTTACTGCAATCGCGGCCAGACCTTATTCAGCGTGTGCCACAGCACCAATTAGCAAGTTATTTAGGTATAACACCTGAATCTTTAAGCAGGTTAAGAGCAAGGATCGCGGAAAAAGATAAGGCGCATATCAACGCTTCTCAGCCTGCTTCCGTGGTTTAA
- a CDS encoding RagB/SusD family nutrient uptake outer membrane protein yields the protein MKKRFQITLTVLMLTVFTGCEDFLTQNHPTGITDDKFWETETHARDALKIVYDALPGGTNGRDMPLNTSNIMIISGLSDEAVHRADYIGAYEEFTRGVHNSNWSTSLWFWSSDFSGTRRASRFLENVDKCFMDEALKTRMKYEARALRAYYHMELFQFFGGIPIVTKSLTPNENNLRRNSEEEVYNFIISELTECAQNLPDTYTNDEFWRVNSSACWTLIARLALYKKDFALARDASKKVIDKRIYELYTSKTAGANHLAELFTYSGMLNNERIMIRPSGAAVAWTRFAPFGIGGETYTSPTSTVVDNWETKQGKTIFELGPDSLAAYRKNPNHRNNRDPRLLASVLFSGEKFVDNTYTVDPFNASTSNPDRIGLEKSTATGYWIKKYLDPRDRQPRGGTLDFMIIRYAEVLLNYAESLIELGEWNNPEVLKSINLVRNRSKMPNVDIKVYNSQVKLRELIRRERQAELAFEGQRYYDIRRWGIVNEVMNGQVFGATNPETGVPVRVEERSYNPSRDYLWPIPQNELLANPNMQQNPNY from the coding sequence ATGAAAAAGCGATTTCAAATAACACTTACTGTTTTGATGCTGACGGTTTTTACCGGCTGTGAAGACTTTTTAACGCAAAATCACCCGACCGGGATCACCGACGACAAATTCTGGGAAACCGAAACCCACGCCCGCGACGCTTTAAAAATTGTATACGATGCCCTGCCGGGTGGCACCAATGGCCGAGATATGCCATTAAACACCAGCAATATTATGATCATTTCCGGTCTGAGCGATGAGGCGGTGCACCGTGCAGATTATATTGGTGCCTATGAGGAATTTACCAGAGGCGTGCACAACAGCAATTGGAGTACATCACTTTGGTTCTGGAGTTCCGACTTCTCAGGCACGCGCCGGGCAAGCCGCTTCCTGGAAAATGTAGACAAATGCTTTATGGACGAGGCGCTTAAAACGCGCATGAAATATGAGGCCCGTGCATTGCGCGCTTACTATCATATGGAATTGTTTCAATTTTTTGGCGGCATACCCATTGTAACCAAGTCGCTGACGCCCAATGAGAATAACCTAAGGCGAAATTCCGAAGAAGAGGTCTATAATTTTATCATTTCCGAACTCACCGAATGTGCGCAAAACTTGCCCGATACTTATACCAACGACGAATTCTGGCGGGTAAACAGTTCGGCCTGCTGGACACTGATCGCCCGGCTCGCACTCTATAAAAAAGATTTTGCACTGGCCCGCGATGCTTCTAAAAAGGTGATCGACAAGCGTATTTACGAGTTGTATACCAGCAAAACGGCCGGGGCTAATCATCTTGCAGAATTGTTTACCTATTCCGGAATGCTTAATAACGAGCGCATTATGATCCGTCCGAGTGGTGCCGCTGTGGCCTGGACGCGTTTTGCACCGTTCGGGATTGGCGGAGAAACTTACACTTCACCTACCAGCACGGTGGTCGATAACTGGGAAACGAAGCAGGGAAAAACGATTTTTGAGCTGGGGCCAGATTCTCTGGCAGCTTACCGAAAAAACCCAAACCATCGGAACAACCGCGATCCCAGGCTGCTTGCCTCAGTATTGTTTTCGGGTGAAAAGTTCGTTGATAACACTTACACCGTCGATCCATTTAATGCATCAACCAGTAACCCTGACCGCATTGGATTGGAAAAGTCTACGGCAACCGGCTATTGGATCAAAAAATACCTGGATCCGCGCGACCGACAGCCCAGAGGAGGCACGCTCGACTTCATGATCATTCGCTATGCGGAAGTGTTGCTAAATTATGCGGAGTCGCTGATCGAGCTGGGTGAATGGAATAACCCCGAAGTATTGAAAAGCATCAATCTGGTACGAAACAGGTCAAAAATGCCGAATGTTGACATCAAAGTGTACAATTCGCAGGTGAAACTTCGGGAGCTGATCCGTCGCGAACGGCAGGCGGAACTGGCCTTTGAAGGACAGCGCTACTATGATATCCGCAGGTGGGGGATCGTGAATGAGGTAATGAACGGCCAGGTTTTTGGCGCGACTAATCCAGAAACGGGTGTGCCAGTGCGCGTAGAAGAACGGTCCTATAATCCAAGTCGCGACTACCTCTGGCCAATCCCGCAAAATGAACTGCTCGCGAACCCGAATATGCAGCAGAATCCTAATTATTAA
- a CDS encoding SusC/RagA family TonB-linked outer membrane protein — protein sequence MQKRLLSVRRLFLLLAISALPTLVSGQLLAKLKSQQFPQQAETQRAMKLKEMLLLLKAKYQVDLLFEEKILPEILVPGNSIRSGASFENNLKTLLGSTGIQFRKVKKGTYVLLDQKRTREFMKPEALAPGQPEGYKQELPAIPSASEAEKEISKTTRVAPNEITIKGKVFDTHEPPRELPGVTIAIKGTNEGASTDENGYFALDVPRDAVLVFSMVGHKSMEYVAKSANSNLIIALQEEIASLDEAVVVGQTEQKKKHIAGSITTMNVASQISGKPITTLSQSLQGGVTGLQVQQNSGMPGGDAAAIKIRGISTLGNSNPLILVDGIPMDMNHIDPVTVESVTVLKDAAASAMYGARAANGVILVTTRRGTPGKISVTYDGYVGSQSPTYLQKLVDAPQYMRMYNEARVNSGNQPFYTDEVIQKTAEGSDPIMYPNTDWVNLIVRENSPITSHSISLDGGNNLARFAVTANYLYQDGMIPLSKMDRFNIRANTSITVNKSFVFDVDLLAIKRNTRNNTRPDANQGNRMLEDVYRVPPTILPKYPEKNGRTMYGRYADIVNPLAYAEKGGYRDFESGQALINIQPKWEIFPDFNLKGQFSFRLNSDQDRTVADAYNFFDYGTNQLVQSWGVQRGASFARGTYMYMAANADYTFTKNDHRLYAFGGFSTEKNNSGYWDVNTMVSGYTKLNYSFKDKYLLEATARMDGSSKFGPGHQWGFFPSAAVGWNMHQEEFLKNVRGINNLKLRASYGLLGNENIGLYRFQTLVEGTNGYENIWGNPDITWETVGLFDVGIDVGLFNNSFELIFDYYDKVTKDIILQPQVSYVGGMGNVPINAGKVRNRGWELSLNYFKELGKNWNLSVKPGLSYNQNRILELQNGPYLTSTSINQEGQPIGSVYGYRTGGLLQQSDFAESGTPLVPSVVGAKPGDIRYLDLNGNGQIDAQDQEAIGNPVPMVNYFTNIRLAHKKFDIEMLLQGTGKSDQRLTGMLAYPLDQTADGGVPTTYYADRYWTPERTDARFPRLSNTPANNKLSSDFWIQNGAYCRVKYIQLGYNLPVKAVRKVGAMGVRLYVNAQNPFVFTPMKLMDPESLGNQWTYGIMKVYTVGINVKF from the coding sequence ATGCAGAAACGACTATTATCAGTCCGACGGCTATTCCTATTGCTTGCAATCAGTGCTTTACCCACGCTCGTATCCGGCCAGCTGCTGGCAAAGCTGAAAAGTCAGCAATTTCCGCAGCAAGCAGAGACTCAGCGCGCGATGAAGCTCAAAGAAATGTTGCTTTTGCTTAAAGCAAAGTATCAGGTTGACCTTTTATTTGAAGAAAAGATCCTTCCCGAAATACTCGTACCGGGCAATTCGATACGGTCCGGCGCCTCATTTGAAAACAACCTGAAAACCTTGCTGGGATCTACGGGAATTCAGTTCAGGAAAGTAAAAAAGGGCACGTATGTATTACTGGACCAGAAAAGGACGCGCGAGTTTATGAAGCCTGAGGCGCTCGCTCCCGGGCAGCCGGAAGGATACAAACAGGAATTGCCTGCGATCCCCTCGGCATCAGAGGCAGAAAAAGAGATATCGAAAACGACCCGTGTTGCACCCAATGAGATCACGATCAAGGGAAAAGTGTTCGATACGCACGAACCGCCCCGCGAGCTGCCCGGCGTAACGATCGCCATCAAAGGAACGAACGAAGGCGCGTCGACGGACGAAAACGGATATTTCGCACTCGATGTGCCACGTGACGCGGTTCTGGTGTTCTCGATGGTCGGTCACAAAAGCATGGAGTATGTTGCCAAATCAGCAAATTCAAACCTGATCATCGCATTACAGGAAGAAATTGCGAGCCTGGATGAAGCGGTGGTTGTGGGACAGACGGAACAGAAGAAAAAACACATTGCGGGTTCAATCACAACCATGAATGTCGCTTCGCAGATCAGCGGAAAGCCGATCACAACCTTGTCGCAATCGCTGCAAGGCGGGGTTACCGGCTTACAGGTGCAGCAAAACTCAGGCATGCCTGGCGGCGACGCGGCGGCGATCAAAATTCGGGGTATCAGTACGCTGGGCAATTCCAATCCGCTTATTCTGGTTGATGGGATTCCAATGGACATGAACCACATTGATCCTGTAACTGTGGAAAGTGTAACGGTTTTGAAAGATGCGGCTGCGTCAGCCATGTATGGTGCCAGGGCGGCCAATGGTGTGATCCTGGTCACGACAAGGCGAGGTACACCAGGCAAAATTTCGGTGACTTACGATGGTTATGTCGGTTCGCAATCGCCTACCTATTTGCAAAAACTCGTCGATGCGCCGCAGTATATGCGCATGTACAATGAAGCGCGTGTCAACTCGGGGAACCAGCCTTTTTACACGGATGAGGTCATTCAGAAAACAGCAGAAGGCTCGGATCCGATCATGTACCCGAATACGGATTGGGTGAACCTGATCGTACGGGAAAACTCGCCGATCACCAGCCACTCCATTTCACTTGACGGGGGCAATAACCTAGCCAGGTTTGCGGTAACAGCCAACTATCTCTACCAGGATGGAATGATCCCGCTTAGCAAAATGGACCGTTTCAACATTCGTGCGAATACGTCCATTACGGTAAATAAAAGCTTTGTTTTCGACGTCGATCTGTTAGCCATAAAAAGAAACACACGGAACAATACCCGTCCGGATGCCAACCAGGGTAACCGGATGCTGGAAGACGTGTACCGTGTGCCCCCGACTATTTTACCCAAATACCCCGAAAAGAACGGGCGCACCATGTACGGCAGGTACGCGGATATTGTGAACCCACTTGCGTACGCCGAGAAAGGTGGTTACCGGGATTTCGAAAGCGGGCAGGCATTGATTAATATCCAGCCTAAATGGGAGATTTTTCCAGACTTTAACCTGAAAGGGCAGTTCAGCTTTCGATTGAACAGCGACCAGGACCGGACGGTAGCGGACGCGTACAATTTCTTTGATTACGGAACAAACCAGTTGGTGCAAAGCTGGGGGGTGCAGCGGGGTGCAAGTTTTGCGCGCGGGACCTATATGTACATGGCTGCCAATGCAGATTACACTTTCACTAAAAACGATCACCGTCTTTATGCATTTGGTGGTTTTTCAACAGAAAAAAATAATTCGGGTTACTGGGATGTGAATACGATGGTGTCGGGTTATACCAAACTAAACTATTCATTTAAGGACAAATATTTGCTGGAAGCAACCGCGCGAATGGACGGTTCTTCCAAATTCGGGCCGGGGCATCAGTGGGGTTTCTTTCCTTCTGCGGCGGTAGGATGGAATATGCACCAGGAGGAATTTTTGAAGAATGTGCGCGGCATTAATAACCTGAAACTGCGCGCTTCCTATGGTTTGCTGGGGAACGAAAATATTGGACTGTACCGGTTCCAGACATTGGTAGAAGGCACAAACGGTTATGAGAACATTTGGGGTAACCCTGATATTACCTGGGAAACCGTTGGGCTTTTCGATGTCGGAATCGACGTCGGGCTATTCAACAACAGCTTTGAACTGATATTTGACTATTATGATAAAGTAACCAAAGACATTATCCTGCAACCACAGGTTTCCTATGTGGGCGGAATGGGTAATGTGCCTATCAATGCCGGAAAGGTAAGAAACCGGGGATGGGAGTTGTCTCTCAATTATTTTAAGGAGTTGGGCAAAAACTGGAACCTGTCGGTGAAGCCGGGGCTCTCTTACAATCAGAACCGGATTCTGGAACTGCAAAACGGGCCATATCTGACAAGTACCAGTATCAACCAGGAGGGCCAGCCGATCGGCAGCGTATATGGGTACCGCACGGGCGGGCTGTTACAGCAAAGTGACTTTGCAGAAAGTGGTACACCATTGGTTCCGTCCGTAGTAGGGGCCAAGCCAGGGGATATCCGCTACCTTGATCTGAATGGGAACGGACAGATCGACGCACAGGATCAGGAGGCAATCGGTAACCCTGTCCCGATGGTCAACTACTTTACCAATATTCGCCTGGCGCACAAAAAGTTTGATATCGAAATGCTGTTACAGGGAACCGGGAAAAGCGACCAGCGATTGACTGGAATGCTGGCTTATCCGCTGGATCAGACAGCCGACGGAGGTGTTCCAACTACTTACTATGCAGACCGTTACTGGACTCCCGAGCGCACGGATGCACGGTTTCCAAGGCTTTCGAATACACCAGCGAACAACAAACTTTCGTCCGATTTCTGGATCCAAAACGGGGCTTACTGCCGCGTGAAGTACATCCAGCTGGGTTATAATCTTCCGGTAAAGGCAGTAAGGAAAGTGGGGGCCATGGGAGTGAGGCTTTATGTGAATGCGCAGAATCCTTTCGTATTTACTCCTATGAAATTAATGGATCCGGAAAGTCTGGGAAACCAGTGGACCTACGGGATCATGAAAGTGTACACAGTTGGTATTAATGTCAAATTTTAG